A window of Verrucomicrobiota bacterium contains these coding sequences:
- the dnaE gene encoding DNA polymerase III subunit alpha — translation MFTMESLGNYGFHSFYGSLLSPRELVELAYRLGYRTVGIADVGGFWGVVEFSQACLRMEMQPVFGCRLQVAELGEIQLTVKTVDGYQVLSRYLSLWQMQGNRIPLPAFQFFWREFGGHFHLSVRPVPPRNALPQVSDWVVWRRTWDLCVEHLGPELWIELQWDTPREQELQRRVYRELSPLTDRWVAMSGARCVTRDQWKVLRVLQAIGTLTCINQAHPDKLIPGDYAFVAAEAMRHRFGKVPRVLTQTRKFAESCEFDFVFDQLWLPHVQTGFDRQAIHPYSGGLGEAALPPNKREELLVAAEEAGVYGSTLGESDDGRNEQDFKQLRYLCLRGIILRYVKEHHPWKNKPTRKELLERIQRELSIIRETGYAGYFLIFYDIVLACRARTIPLLARGSAAGSLVCYSLGVSNVCPFRFGLNFERFLNRERLKHSKLPDIDLDLPWDRRDEVIQYVYEKYGADHVAMIGGFSTFKSRAAIADVAKTMGVSENEARYMTRYMPYNGMADMMYKRKDHQENKHLENEERFEEILKVALCLDGLPRHPMMHPCGIVIADRPLADFTPLLSSNKGYMMTQMSMQPVEDLGLLKLDLLGQAGLSVIRDTCENIREELGVFAPLDRIDYYNPEIYTMMASGEARGVFHIESPAMTSLLKMCQCADIDCLVGVVSVIRPGAANEDKKTLFSRRYLGQEEPTYVHPDLEPLLGDCFGLMVYEEHILLVAHHWAGMDLGRADLLRRILIKKLKGRDMQELEDEFYACARDKDRDEDAIDTVWKLLVGFSGYMFNKAHGAAYAVEAFQGAFLKKHYLGYFMTAVLQSGRGFYSALVYMLELLRHGYRFELPDVTRPVFGFWFRNDTVLYPLSRIKGLGSKFLNTWRVEVEKRVFEDWDDFLVRVLPDRADLLLLAKSGALHFFFENRYEAVWWAEHYRRQDYVERSERLLQPEPTKEPFPFQSEEPGVFAHWETDLLGYPITMSPFELWLEGINRISAVSIDQLVEYVGREVEIVGIIVAVRNFIAVNGKPMKFVSLVDETGVAEVTLFPQAYQRMAYVVSRSKAIRVRVLIEWDKTESAITVQGVSLVEARTGLRDVDKALARAV, via the coding sequence ATGTTTACTATGGAAAGTTTGGGGAATTATGGCTTTCACTCTTTTTATGGCTCGCTGCTATCGCCGCGAGAGTTGGTGGAATTGGCTTATCGCTTGGGGTATCGCACCGTGGGTATTGCGGATGTTGGAGGGTTTTGGGGAGTGGTAGAGTTTTCCCAGGCCTGTCTGCGTATGGAGATGCAGCCGGTGTTTGGATGCCGTCTACAAGTTGCGGAGTTGGGAGAGATTCAGCTGACCGTTAAAACTGTCGATGGCTACCAGGTACTTTCGCGCTACTTGTCACTCTGGCAAATGCAGGGAAACAGAATTCCTCTGCCGGCATTTCAGTTCTTCTGGCGAGAGTTTGGCGGGCACTTTCATCTATCGGTTCGCCCGGTTCCTCCGCGCAATGCCTTGCCGCAAGTGAGCGATTGGGTCGTTTGGAGGCGTACGTGGGATCTATGTGTGGAGCACCTCGGTCCTGAGTTGTGGATCGAACTTCAATGGGACACTCCGAGAGAGCAGGAGCTTCAGCGAAGGGTATACCGGGAACTCTCACCTTTGACCGACCGTTGGGTAGCTATGAGCGGAGCTCGGTGTGTGACTCGCGATCAGTGGAAGGTCCTACGCGTCTTGCAAGCCATCGGTACACTGACCTGCATAAACCAGGCTCATCCGGATAAACTGATTCCCGGTGACTATGCTTTTGTCGCGGCCGAGGCCATGCGACACCGATTTGGCAAAGTCCCACGAGTGCTGACTCAAACCCGGAAATTCGCAGAAAGCTGTGAGTTCGATTTTGTCTTCGATCAACTCTGGTTACCACATGTACAGACAGGGTTCGATCGCCAGGCGATCCATCCCTATTCCGGCGGTCTCGGCGAGGCCGCCCTGCCTCCTAACAAACGTGAAGAGTTGCTAGTCGCAGCGGAGGAGGCTGGTGTATATGGAAGTACGTTGGGGGAATCGGACGACGGACGAAACGAGCAGGACTTCAAACAGCTGAGGTATTTGTGTCTGCGGGGTATCATCCTGCGTTACGTAAAAGAGCACCACCCGTGGAAAAATAAACCCACACGAAAGGAGCTGCTTGAGCGCATTCAGCGCGAGCTGTCGATCATCCGGGAGACGGGTTATGCAGGCTATTTCCTAATTTTCTACGACATCGTATTGGCCTGCCGGGCACGCACTATTCCCTTGCTCGCACGGGGTAGCGCCGCGGGTAGTCTGGTTTGTTACAGTCTCGGTGTGAGTAATGTGTGCCCCTTTCGTTTCGGGCTGAACTTCGAGCGGTTTCTAAATCGGGAACGGCTCAAGCATTCAAAGCTTCCGGACATCGATCTGGATCTTCCCTGGGATAGACGGGACGAGGTTATTCAGTATGTGTACGAAAAATACGGTGCAGATCATGTAGCGATGATCGGCGGTTTCAGTACCTTTAAAAGTCGAGCGGCCATCGCAGATGTGGCCAAGACCATGGGCGTCTCAGAGAACGAGGCACGTTACATGACGCGCTACATGCCCTATAATGGCATGGCTGATATGATGTATAAGCGCAAAGATCATCAGGAGAACAAACACCTGGAGAATGAAGAGCGTTTCGAAGAGATACTTAAGGTAGCGCTCTGTCTCGATGGCCTGCCACGGCATCCAATGATGCACCCCTGTGGTATCGTTATTGCAGACCGACCGCTGGCCGACTTCACGCCGCTGCTATCGTCGAATAAAGGTTATATGATGACGCAAATGTCGATGCAGCCAGTGGAGGATCTCGGTCTGCTAAAACTCGATTTACTTGGGCAAGCCGGGTTGAGCGTTATCCGTGATACCTGCGAAAATATTCGTGAGGAGTTAGGGGTATTTGCACCGCTTGATCGTATTGATTACTACAATCCGGAGATCTACACTATGATGGCCAGCGGCGAGGCTAGGGGAGTCTTCCATATCGAGTCGCCGGCGATGACAAGTCTACTCAAGATGTGTCAGTGCGCTGATATCGATTGCCTGGTTGGGGTTGTGTCCGTTATTCGCCCGGGAGCGGCCAACGAGGATAAGAAGACCTTATTCTCCCGACGTTATCTGGGTCAGGAAGAGCCGACTTATGTGCATCCGGACCTTGAGCCCCTTCTGGGCGACTGTTTTGGATTGATGGTCTATGAGGAGCACATCCTATTGGTGGCGCACCACTGGGCAGGTATGGATCTGGGGCGGGCTGATTTGTTGCGTCGCATACTGATAAAGAAGCTGAAAGGCCGCGACATGCAGGAGTTGGAGGATGAGTTTTACGCCTGTGCCCGTGATAAGGATAGGGACGAGGATGCGATCGATACCGTCTGGAAATTATTGGTAGGGTTCTCTGGCTACATGTTTAACAAAGCGCATGGTGCGGCTTATGCGGTGGAAGCATTCCAGGGAGCGTTCCTAAAGAAACACTACTTAGGCTATTTCATGACGGCAGTGCTACAAAGCGGTCGTGGATTTTATAGCGCGCTGGTATACATGCTGGAACTGTTGCGTCACGGTTACCGTTTCGAGCTGCCCGATGTGACGCGCCCGGTCTTCGGATTTTGGTTTCGCAACGATACAGTGCTCTATCCATTGTCCCGCATTAAAGGGTTGGGTAGCAAATTCTTGAATACGTGGAGGGTGGAGGTGGAGAAACGTGTGTTTGAAGACTGGGATGATTTTCTAGTGCGGGTGCTTCCCGATCGGGCTGATTTGCTACTTTTGGCCAAGTCGGGAGCCCTGCACTTTTTTTTCGAAAATCGTTATGAGGCAGTTTGGTGGGCGGAGCACTATCGCCGCCAGGATTACGTGGAGCGAAGCGAACGCTTACTTCAACCGGAACCGACTAAGGAGCCGTTCCCTTTTCAGTCCGAGGAGCCCGGAGTGTTTGCTCACTGGGAAACGGATTTGCTTGGTTACCCGATTACGATGTCGCCCTTTGAACTGTGGTTGGAGGGGATAAACCGGATCAGCGCGGTATCTATTGATCAATTGGTGGAGTATGTCGGCCGCGAGGTGGAAATCGTGGGAATCATTGTGGCGGTGCGAAACTTTATCGCAGTGAACGGGAAGCCGATGAAGTTTGTCTCGCTTGTGGATGAAACCGGAGTGGCAGAAGTTACGCTGTTTCCGCAGGCTTATCAACGGATGGCTTATGTAGTCTCACGTTCCAAAGCTATTCGCGTACGTGTGTTGATAGAGTGGGATAAAACCGAAAGCGCGATTACCGTGCAGGGCGTCAGCCTGGTAGAGGCAAGAACCGGATTGCGAGATGTAGACAAGGCTCTCGCTCGAGCCGTTTAG
- a CDS encoding radical SAM protein, which translates to MITLIRPPAIDVLRFATTSVSPPIGLAYVAGSLEAAGHTVKIVDAVAADPTQTTRAYKGFLMGLKIEEMTERIDEATKLIGISTIFTHEWPIVVQLVRLIRKKFPDVPIMVGGEHVSSMPEFCLQSSDVNFVVMGEGEETCVELAEAIFSGSSHKEIAGIAYHEGDSVITNPRRQRNAALDDIPRPAWHLFDLASYRKHGLIGGIDTDGITIPMLATRGCPYQCTYCSSPNMWTTNWVARTPSKVVDEMEYYIREFGASNFPLQDLTAIIQKDWIVDFCQLIIDRNLNITWQLPTGTRAEAIDDEVAALLKKSGMVSMAYAPESGSDETRELIKKRIHKDKLLKSMEAAVKHDLHVTCFFVLGFPHDTPKHFKESLSFVRQLAETGSEDIAISFYMALPGTELFRKLYNQGRIKFTRDYFRHILDAQTMAPSNLYMDVGSREMLSYWKLRIYFEFYGAKSHKNTFLGVLISVFGAVPGMFKKVHVSRMETAFRNFLTNCVRMFKAQFRPRWMPMKEELEMFEPWHDLFASTMDIKAAGAPELKETGKINFMSILKKEHAQRVEYKNEIRTEVTADT; encoded by the coding sequence ATGATTACACTTATCCGACCTCCAGCTATAGATGTCCTTCGATTTGCGACAACATCCGTAAGCCCACCCATCGGTCTGGCCTACGTCGCTGGATCACTTGAAGCTGCCGGACACACCGTAAAGATTGTTGATGCAGTAGCTGCAGATCCGACGCAAACGACTCGAGCCTATAAAGGATTCCTCATGGGCCTTAAAATCGAGGAAATGACTGAACGCATTGATGAAGCCACAAAACTCATCGGGATAAGTACCATTTTCACCCATGAATGGCCCATTGTGGTCCAGCTGGTCCGGCTAATTAGAAAAAAATTTCCTGACGTACCCATTATGGTGGGAGGAGAGCACGTCTCATCGATGCCCGAATTTTGCTTACAATCCTCGGACGTTAACTTCGTCGTAATGGGAGAAGGTGAAGAAACCTGTGTTGAACTGGCAGAGGCTATTTTCTCTGGTAGTTCACATAAAGAAATCGCCGGTATTGCCTACCATGAAGGTGATTCGGTTATCACAAATCCCAGACGACAGCGCAATGCCGCATTGGACGATATCCCACGACCGGCCTGGCATCTTTTTGATTTGGCCAGCTATCGGAAGCATGGCTTGATTGGTGGAATCGACACGGATGGGATCACCATTCCAATGCTCGCAACGCGCGGATGTCCGTACCAGTGTACCTATTGTTCCTCCCCGAATATGTGGACAACAAACTGGGTTGCGAGAACACCGTCCAAGGTTGTGGACGAAATGGAATATTACATACGCGAATTTGGAGCGTCCAATTTTCCGCTTCAAGATTTAACAGCCATCATTCAGAAAGATTGGATCGTTGATTTCTGCCAATTGATAATCGACCGAAACTTGAATATTACCTGGCAGTTACCGACCGGAACACGAGCCGAGGCTATTGATGATGAGGTGGCTGCGCTTCTGAAAAAGAGTGGAATGGTTAGTATGGCATATGCTCCAGAATCCGGATCGGACGAAACGCGCGAGCTCATTAAGAAAAGGATTCACAAAGATAAACTCCTGAAAAGTATGGAGGCCGCGGTAAAGCACGATCTCCATGTGACCTGTTTTTTCGTCCTTGGGTTTCCACATGATACCCCGAAGCACTTTAAAGAATCGCTGTCTTTTGTGAGACAACTCGCAGAAACCGGATCGGAAGATATTGCGATAAGTTTTTATATGGCACTGCCGGGGACAGAGCTATTTCGAAAACTCTACAATCAGGGAAGAATCAAATTCACGCGGGACTACTTCAGGCACATCCTCGATGCGCAGACTATGGCTCCGTCCAATCTCTATATGGACGTAGGAAGCCGGGAGATGCTGAGCTATTGGAAACTACGGATATACTTTGAGTTTTATGGAGCAAAGTCTCACAAGAACACATTCCTCGGAGTTCTTATCAGTGTATTCGGCGCCGTTCCTGGCATGTTTAAGAAGGTGCACGTATCCCGTATGGAAACGGCATTCAGAAATTTCCTGACGAACTGCGTTCGTATGTTCAAAGCGCAGTTTCGCCCGCGATGGATGCCGATGAAAGAAGAACTCGAGATGTTTGAACCTTGGCATGATCTATTTGCTTCAACCATGGATATAAAAGCGGCGGGAGCGCCCGAGTTGAAGGAAACGGGTAAGATTAATTTCATGAGTATATTGAAAAAGGAGCACGCACAACGAGTAGAGTATAAGAATGAGATTCGAACGGAAGTAACCGCCGACACTTAA
- a CDS encoding DUF971 domain-containing protein produces the protein MKSPKDVQIIGQEIAILWHNGEEDYFPMAFLREFSPSAENIGEMDILGKVHGGKPGHKYPGVTVTGWEFMGNYAIRFDFSDGHNTGLFSFDYLTTLRERQKDWS, from the coding sequence ATGAAAAGTCCTAAAGACGTTCAAATAATTGGACAGGAAATCGCTATCCTATGGCATAATGGAGAGGAAGATTATTTCCCGATGGCATTTCTGCGCGAATTTTCACCGAGTGCCGAAAACATAGGCGAGATGGATATCCTGGGAAAAGTGCACGGAGGTAAGCCCGGTCACAAGTATCCAGGCGTAACGGTAACTGGCTGGGAATTCATGGGAAACTATGCCATTCGATTTGATTTTAGCGATGGGCACAACACTGGCCTGTTTTCATTCGATTACCTGACTACTCTCAGAGAACGGCAAAAGGACTGGTCTTAG
- the lpxA gene encoding acyl-ACP--UDP-N-acetylglucosamine O-acyltransferase — translation MSIHSTAIIEPGAKIDESAEIGAYAFVGAEVTVGPNTVIHHHATVEGYTFLGEENEIFPYACIGTKTQDLKFDGGKPGLKVGNQNTFREFTSIHGGTQDGKFTKIGNNNVFLAYAHVAHDCVIGDFLIMSGQNALAGHCVVGNHVIISWGAAGHQFCRFGDYCFVGGMSKTVKDVPPYMLIDGRDPEVKFFNKVGLERHGFTKEDLSVVKFLYKTFYREGLNRKQAMETTLASDHASHPRAKVFLDFMESSDRGVY, via the coding sequence ATGAGTATTCATTCAACGGCTATAATTGAACCCGGAGCCAAAATAGATGAAAGTGCTGAAATTGGCGCTTATGCCTTTGTTGGCGCCGAAGTAACTGTTGGGCCAAACACCGTTATTCATCACCATGCTACCGTGGAAGGATATACCTTTTTAGGTGAGGAGAATGAGATTTTTCCCTATGCCTGTATCGGCACAAAAACACAGGATCTGAAATTCGACGGCGGAAAGCCTGGATTAAAGGTAGGCAATCAAAATACCTTTCGAGAATTCACTTCTATTCACGGAGGTACTCAAGACGGTAAGTTTACGAAGATTGGAAATAACAATGTGTTTCTCGCTTATGCACATGTTGCTCATGATTGCGTTATTGGCGACTTCCTCATTATGAGTGGTCAAAACGCCCTCGCTGGCCACTGCGTTGTCGGTAATCACGTCATCATCTCATGGGGAGCAGCGGGTCATCAGTTTTGCCGCTTTGGTGATTATTGTTTTGTGGGTGGTATGTCGAAAACGGTGAAGGACGTGCCACCGTACATGCTGATCGATGGACGTGACCCGGAAGTTAAATTCTTTAATAAAGTCGGGCTCGAACGTCATGGATTTACCAAAGAAGATCTTTCTGTGGTGAAATTCCTCTATAAGACTTTTTACCGCGAAGGATTAAATCGAAAACAGGCAATGGAAACTACATTGGCTTCGGATCATGCCAGTCATCCACGCGCTAAGGTTTTTCTCGACTTTATGGAAAGTAGCGATCGTGGCGTGTATTAA
- a CDS encoding bifunctional UDP-3-O-[3-hydroxymyristoyl] N-acetylglucosamine deacetylase/3-hydroxyacyl-ACP dehydratase, with product MKQRSILREVTAKGKAVHTGEEVTLTIKPAPVDHGVVFRRVDLYGKPEVKASIENVSEVIRSTTISDGYTKVEMTEHLLSVLNGMGVDNVMVEVDGNELPVFDGSAKHYLNMVLEGEPVEQDKEREFYVLKDPISVTNGNRSLVALPYDGFKVTCTSTDQKAVHTQHLSIDIDPDVYATQIASARTFTIYEEIEPLLKMGKIKGGSLDCAVVIKGDKILSKEPLRFPDEMVRHKILDIIGDIFLLGMPIKAHIVGLIPGHALNAKLTRAIYEKMIAESEASKKKVEKKAPKPVVISDATELDIQQLLNLLPHRYPFLMVDRVIEIKSDTTELTAIKNVTVNEPHFTGHYPGNPIMPGVLQIEAMAQVAGVLMLLRCGGEGKIPLFISADKVKLRKIVVPGDQLVIEAKILKLRANKIGSASASCKVNGAVVSSMEMMFALVAEEDS from the coding sequence ATGAAACAAAGGTCCATTCTGCGCGAAGTGACCGCGAAAGGAAAAGCCGTTCACACCGGCGAGGAAGTAACCCTGACTATCAAACCTGCTCCTGTGGATCACGGTGTGGTTTTTCGTAGAGTTGATCTGTACGGTAAACCAGAGGTGAAAGCATCCATCGAGAATGTTTCGGAAGTTATTCGCAGCACAACTATTTCGGATGGCTACACCAAAGTTGAAATGACAGAACACCTGTTGAGTGTGCTCAACGGAATGGGTGTGGATAATGTGATGGTTGAGGTGGATGGAAATGAACTTCCCGTCTTTGACGGCTCCGCTAAACACTATTTAAATATGGTCCTCGAGGGTGAGCCTGTTGAACAGGACAAGGAACGGGAGTTTTACGTGCTCAAGGATCCTATTTCTGTCACCAATGGTAATCGCTCATTGGTAGCTTTGCCTTACGACGGCTTTAAGGTCACTTGCACTTCCACCGACCAGAAGGCGGTTCATACCCAACATCTCTCTATCGACATCGATCCCGACGTGTATGCAACGCAGATTGCTTCGGCCCGGACCTTCACGATTTACGAGGAGATCGAACCGCTTCTGAAGATGGGGAAGATTAAAGGCGGTAGTTTGGATTGTGCGGTTGTCATCAAGGGCGACAAGATTCTCTCAAAAGAACCTCTACGTTTTCCTGACGAGATGGTGCGTCACAAGATTCTGGATATTATTGGAGATATATTTCTCCTCGGGATGCCGATCAAGGCGCATATTGTTGGACTCATTCCTGGTCACGCTTTGAACGCCAAGCTGACCCGTGCCATTTATGAAAAAATGATTGCCGAGTCTGAAGCTTCCAAAAAGAAGGTTGAGAAAAAGGCCCCTAAACCGGTTGTGATATCAGATGCAACCGAGCTGGATATTCAACAATTACTGAATCTGTTACCTCATCGTTATCCATTCCTTATGGTGGATCGTGTGATAGAAATTAAGTCGGATACTACCGAGTTGACTGCCATTAAAAACGTAACGGTTAACGAGCCTCATTTTACGGGTCATTATCCGGGCAATCCAATCATGCCCGGAGTTTTGCAAATCGAGGCCATGGCCCAGGTTGCCGGTGTGCTGATGCTTTTACGTTGTGGCGGTGAAGGGAAGATTCCTCTCTTTATTAGTGCTGATAAAGTGAAGCTCAGGAAAATAGTTGTTCCAGGAGATCAACTGGTGATCGAGGCAAAGATTTTAAAACTCCGAGCTAACAAAATTGGAAGTGCTTCTGCTTCTTGCAAAGTTAACGGGGCCGTAGTCTCTTCTATGGAAATGATGTTCGCACTCGTAGCAGAAGAAGATTCTTAA
- a CDS encoding thymidine phosphorylase translates to MRKKILVPKKFIKPSYSYLVEKKRDGGEFSPEEIRYIVDSLLDKEMPEYQMAALAMAIYFQGMSAQETATLAEEMMLSGEVVDLSQISRPKIDKYSTGGVGDKTSLVLPPLAVSCGVIMPMMVGQDEEFLISSLDKLDAIPGFSGRMSLKQFVDQLKTTGCCIVEQSPEIAPVDGALYRLRQNTATIPSLPLITGSVLSKKLAEGAEGLVVDVKWGNGSFIKDVEQARQLARSITRVGRSLKRRCVALVTDMNQPLGDTVGTALEIREAVELLKGEGPEDLKELVLKLGMEIVRLAGVAGSTLSAKQTVLRHLKDGSALAKFKELIEAQGGDSSYIDNPDKFPVAKHIRKLPAPKRGYVHTINAGMIARGVQLLGANRDGRKKHVDPAVGVSEIKKVGTQVKQGEPLMMIHYNDEAKLESVLEYFKQAYRLAPKRPNPPQLIVERVA, encoded by the coding sequence ATGAGAAAAAAGATACTTGTACCCAAGAAATTCATAAAGCCGTCTTACTCCTACCTAGTAGAGAAAAAGCGCGATGGTGGTGAATTCTCCCCAGAAGAAATTCGATATATTGTAGATTCCTTGCTCGATAAGGAAATGCCTGAATATCAAATGGCCGCTTTAGCTATGGCTATCTATTTCCAGGGCATGTCCGCTCAGGAAACAGCTACTTTGGCTGAGGAGATGATGCTTTCTGGGGAAGTCGTTGATCTTTCACAGATCTCACGTCCCAAGATTGATAAGTACTCTACCGGTGGAGTAGGAGACAAGACTTCATTGGTGTTGCCTCCCCTGGCTGTTTCTTGTGGAGTTATAATGCCGATGATGGTTGGTCAGGATGAAGAATTCCTAATCAGCAGCTTGGACAAGCTTGATGCTATTCCTGGATTCAGTGGTCGTATGAGTCTAAAACAGTTTGTTGATCAGTTAAAGACAACTGGTTGCTGCATTGTTGAACAAAGCCCTGAAATTGCTCCAGTTGATGGAGCTCTTTACCGTTTGCGTCAAAATACGGCGACAATCCCTAGTTTACCGCTCATTACCGGCAGTGTCCTCAGTAAAAAACTCGCAGAAGGTGCGGAAGGATTGGTGGTTGATGTGAAGTGGGGGAACGGATCTTTCATTAAGGATGTTGAACAGGCGAGGCAATTAGCCCGATCCATTACCCGCGTAGGTCGCTCATTAAAGCGTCGCTGCGTGGCTCTTGTTACCGATATGAATCAGCCACTCGGCGATACGGTAGGAACAGCCCTCGAAATTCGTGAAGCGGTGGAATTACTTAAAGGAGAAGGTCCTGAGGATTTGAAGGAGCTCGTTCTTAAGCTAGGTATGGAGATAGTTCGCTTAGCTGGTGTGGCGGGATCTACTCTATCTGCTAAACAAACGGTGCTACGACATCTGAAAGATGGGTCGGCACTTGCCAAATTCAAAGAGTTGATTGAAGCCCAAGGCGGAGATTCAAGCTACATTGACAATCCGGATAAATTTCCTGTTGCGAAACATATTCGCAAACTACCTGCACCGAAGCGTGGTTATGTTCACACTATCAATGCCGGTATGATTGCTCGTGGAGTTCAGCTTCTCGGTGCCAACCGCGATGGGCGAAAGAAGCATGTTGATCCTGCTGTGGGCGTTTCTGAAATCAAGAAGGTCGGTACCCAGGTGAAACAAGGAGAGCCGTTGATGATGATTCACTACAATGACGAAGCAAAATTGGAAAGCGTGCTCGAATACTTCAAACAAGCATATCGTCTCGCGCCCAAACGTCCGAATCCTCCGCAGCTCATAGTCGAGCGCGTAGCTTAG
- the argS gene encoding arginine--tRNA ligase, protein MTIWFDIARGLEETLGGTATTLPDFDGNFSPEVRQADPRFGDYQANGVLPFAKRNQKNPRALAETLIDALLASGCFDPDMIELSVAGPGFINFKLSPRFHFEWLTKFRTADDLRNAAALRLKGNKIIIDYGSPNSAKQMHVGHLRSTVIGEAIKRLLVYFGADVIGDNHIGDWGTAFGKLILAIKRKGFDLQSQHEDPLAELEALYKWGNKVTDEDPEALIEAREELVKLQEGDAKNVAMWEAINRISSLGFHKIYDRLGIDFDYELGESFYRDKVQRVYDELEETGVGEKSEGAWVVFFPEHNRFKNQPFLYRKSDGASNYASTDLATVLYRLEIFNAAQIIYVTDDRQRDHFQQLFLTIEEWFEAKEYKIPELHHVYFGTILGEDRKPIKSRSGTPVLLNDLLNEAVERSRETVEEKSPDFSENEKNEIAETVGIAAVRYADLMQNRSTDYIFSWDKMLSMDGNTAPYMLYAIARIKSIFRKTGVAENAELTEANLLETTTEIALARKLSGFPFVLDQALIDLRPHHLCTYLYELAGAYSSFYSADKVNVEDPGTRDRRLMLCQRTLLILETGLALLGIGTLEKM, encoded by the coding sequence ATGACGATATGGTTCGACATTGCTAGAGGCCTTGAAGAAACATTAGGAGGTACAGCAACTACACTTCCTGATTTTGATGGAAACTTTTCTCCGGAAGTCCGCCAGGCCGATCCAAGATTTGGAGACTACCAAGCCAATGGCGTATTACCTTTTGCCAAGCGCAACCAGAAAAATCCAAGAGCACTTGCGGAAACACTCATAGACGCACTTCTTGCATCCGGATGCTTCGATCCAGATATGATTGAATTAAGCGTAGCAGGGCCTGGCTTCATTAATTTTAAACTGAGTCCTCGATTTCATTTCGAATGGTTAACGAAGTTCAGAACGGCTGACGATTTGAGGAACGCTGCAGCCCTCCGACTCAAAGGTAACAAAATCATTATTGATTACGGTTCACCTAATTCGGCAAAGCAGATGCATGTAGGGCACCTCAGATCCACGGTCATTGGTGAAGCCATTAAGCGATTACTGGTATACTTCGGAGCGGACGTAATTGGAGACAACCATATCGGTGACTGGGGCACTGCCTTCGGCAAGTTGATCCTTGCCATAAAACGAAAGGGCTTCGATTTACAATCTCAGCACGAGGATCCTTTGGCTGAACTAGAAGCACTTTATAAATGGGGAAACAAGGTCACAGACGAAGATCCAGAAGCTCTTATCGAAGCACGTGAGGAGCTTGTTAAACTCCAAGAAGGCGATGCCAAAAACGTCGCTATGTGGGAAGCGATCAATCGAATCAGCAGTCTCGGTTTCCACAAAATTTATGATCGGCTCGGCATTGATTTCGATTACGAGTTGGGTGAAAGCTTTTACCGTGACAAAGTTCAGCGCGTTTATGATGAACTCGAGGAAACAGGAGTTGGTGAAAAAAGCGAAGGTGCCTGGGTGGTGTTCTTTCCCGAACATAATCGTTTCAAAAACCAGCCTTTTCTTTATCGGAAATCGGACGGCGCTAGTAACTACGCAAGCACTGACCTTGCTACCGTTCTCTACCGTCTCGAAATATTCAATGCGGCTCAAATCATCTACGTTACTGACGACCGCCAAAGGGACCATTTCCAACAACTCTTCTTAACCATTGAAGAGTGGTTTGAAGCCAAAGAATACAAAATCCCCGAACTTCACCACGTATATTTCGGGACTATTCTTGGTGAAGATCGTAAACCAATAAAATCGAGAAGCGGAACTCCGGTTCTATTAAACGATCTTCTTAATGAGGCCGTCGAACGCTCGCGGGAAACAGTCGAAGAAAAAAGTCCGGATTTTTCGGAAAATGAAAAAAATGAGATTGCCGAAACCGTTGGCATTGCTGCCGTGCGATATGCGGATCTGATGCAAAATCGGTCAACGGACTACATTTTTTCCTGGGATAAAATGCTGAGCATGGATGGCAACACAGCGCCCTATATGCTATATGCAATCGCGCGAATAAAAAGTATTTTTAGAAAAACCGGGGTAGCTGAGAATGCGGAACTAACCGAAGCCAACCTTCTTGAAACCACCACAGAAATTGCCTTGGCGAGAAAGCTATCCGGATTTCCATTTGTATTGGATCAGGCGTTGATTGATTTAAGACCCCATCACCTGTGTACCTACTTGTACGAACTCGCTGGCGCATATAGTTCCTTTTACAGTGCCGATAAAGTAAACGTAGAAGATCCGGGTACTCGTGATCGCCGCCTCATGCTTTGCCAACGCACTTTACTTATTCTTGAAACGGGTTTGGCCCTTTTAGGGATCGGGACTTTGGAAAAGATGTAG